The proteins below are encoded in one region of Ereboglobus luteus:
- a CDS encoding prephenate dehydrogenase — protein sequence MLAHLAILAPGLLGASVAKAARARNAARSITIWARRPETRDALRAQPFADTIADTPADAVRDADLVVLAAPVEKIIELAVQIAPALKPGAIVTDVGSVKARICRECAAAMPPHALFIGSHPMAGSAKSGWENADASLFENCTTFVMQPENELQVSAFAFALKVASVCDFWDSLGATPVIVTPSQHDEIVAHISHLPQALATTLAALLAKKNPEWRDYAGNGLRDTTRIAASDATMWVDIFQQNRDDILRALDACQAELAAFRDALEKNDLPQLRARLETGKQFRDAL from the coding sequence GTGCTAGCCCACCTCGCAATCCTCGCTCCCGGACTCCTCGGCGCATCAGTCGCCAAGGCCGCCCGCGCGCGCAACGCCGCGCGGAGCATCACCATCTGGGCGCGCCGCCCCGAAACGCGCGACGCGCTTCGCGCCCAACCCTTCGCCGACACCATCGCCGATACGCCCGCCGACGCCGTTCGCGACGCCGACCTCGTAGTGCTCGCCGCGCCCGTTGAAAAAATCATCGAACTCGCAGTGCAAATCGCCCCCGCGCTCAAACCCGGCGCCATCGTCACCGATGTTGGCAGCGTCAAGGCCCGCATCTGCCGCGAATGCGCCGCCGCCATGCCGCCGCACGCGCTCTTCATCGGCTCGCATCCCATGGCCGGCAGCGCAAAAAGCGGCTGGGAAAACGCAGATGCCAGCCTCTTCGAAAACTGCACCACCTTCGTCATGCAGCCCGAAAACGAGCTGCAAGTCAGCGCATTCGCCTTCGCACTCAAAGTCGCCTCAGTGTGCGATTTTTGGGACAGCCTCGGCGCCACCCCTGTCATCGTCACGCCCTCGCAGCACGACGAAATTGTCGCGCACATAAGTCACCTCCCGCAAGCGCTCGCCACCACGCTCGCCGCGCTCCTCGCGAAAAAAAATCCCGAGTGGCGCGACTACGCCGGCAACGGCCTGCGCGACACCACGCGCATCGCCGCGAGCGACGCCACCATGTGGGTTGATATCTTTCAACAAAACCGCGACGACATCCTCCGCGCCCTCGACGCCTGCCAGGCCGAGCTCGCAGCCTTCCGCGACGCCCTCGAAAAAAACGACTTGCCGCAACTCCGCGCTCGCCTCGAAACCGGCAAACAATTCCGCGACGCGTTATGA
- a CDS encoding 3-phosphoshikimate 1-carboxyvinyltransferase produces MRQPFVEMTKKMMAQFGLKNAAQTHGLEARATAYAIEPDATAASYFLTLPLVTGGALALNALRGPGSDSLQGDTRFATVLAGLGLGIQETDTCLIASAARLSAIPHSAMSSRPPAMRAPSRNEPSASHQTIASGDAISALSRSVRTPHSYNFNEFSDTFLTLAAIAPLLPHPVRITGIAHTRKQETDRVAGMARELARLGQRVIETEDSLEIHPRPLLAGQTIDTYHDHRFAMSFGILGCHDLHGDGRPWLTIDNPACCAKTFPDFFEQLEKIREKLKG; encoded by the coding sequence GTGCGCCAGCCCTTCGTTGAAATGACGAAAAAAATGATGGCGCAATTCGGGTTAAAAAACGCCGCGCAAACCCACGGGCTGGAAGCCCGTGCCACCGCCTACGCCATCGAGCCCGACGCCACCGCCGCCAGCTATTTTCTCACGCTTCCCCTCGTCACCGGCGGCGCGCTCGCGCTCAACGCCCTTCGCGGTCCCGGCTCCGACAGCCTGCAAGGCGACACCCGATTCGCCACCGTCCTCGCCGGCCTCGGCCTCGGTATCCAAGAAACGGATACATGCCTGATCGCCAGCGCCGCGCGGCTGTCCGCCATTCCGCATTCCGCAATGTCGTCCCGCCCGCCCGCTATGCGGGCACCCAGTCGGAACGAGCCTTCTGCTTCGCATCAGACCATCGCCTCTGGCGATGCCATCTCCGCGCTGTCACGCTCCGTCCGCACTCCACATTCTTACAATTTCAACGAATTCTCCGACACCTTCCTTACCCTCGCCGCCATCGCGCCGCTCCTTCCTCATCCCGTGCGCATCACCGGCATCGCGCACACGCGCAAACAGGAAACCGACCGCGTCGCCGGCATGGCGCGCGAACTCGCGCGCCTCGGCCAGCGCGTCATCGAAACCGAGGACTCGCTCGAAATCCACCCGCGCCCGCTCCTCGCCGGACAAACCATCGACACGTATCACGACCACCGCTTCGCCATGAGCTTCGGCATTCTCGGCTGCCACGACCTTCACGGCGACGGACGCCCCTGGCTCACCATCGACAACCCCGCTTGCTGCGCGAAAACCTTCCCTGATTTTTTCGAGCAACTCGAAAAAATCAGGGAAAAACTGAAAGGCTGA
- a CDS encoding (d)CMP kinase, with amino-acid sequence MSPFIIAIDGGAASGKSSTARALSERFNLLHVDTGSFYRAIAAELLRRKLTPDDLPAIRAALPEISLGTQVNGRTAHMKIGGRPIDTAEIRTPEVNATVARFAAIPEVRAALLTYQRGQADVARAHDLRGLVMEGRDIGSVIFPDADLRFFLDADPVKRAERRRKEGLMDKVAERDVLDNIRLRESAKGAIMIDSTNLDLPQVVEKISGIVAEKLT; translated from the coding sequence ATGTCTCCTTTCATCATTGCCATCGATGGCGGCGCCGCCTCCGGCAAATCGTCCACCGCCCGCGCGCTCAGCGAGCGTTTCAACCTTCTGCATGTTGACACCGGCTCGTTCTACCGCGCCATCGCGGCCGAGCTCCTCCGCCGAAAACTCACCCCCGACGATCTTCCCGCCATCCGCGCCGCGCTTCCGGAAATCAGCCTCGGCACCCAGGTCAACGGACGCACCGCGCACATGAAAATCGGCGGGCGCCCCATCGACACCGCCGAAATCCGCACGCCCGAGGTCAACGCCACCGTCGCCCGGTTCGCCGCCATCCCCGAAGTCCGCGCCGCGCTTCTCACCTACCAGCGCGGGCAGGCCGATGTCGCCCGCGCGCACGACCTTCGCGGCCTCGTGATGGAAGGCCGCGACATCGGCTCGGTTATTTTCCCCGACGCGGACCTCCGCTTTTTCCTCGACGCCGACCCCGTCAAGCGCGCCGAGCGCCGCCGGAAGGAAGGCCTGATGGACAAAGTCGCCGAGCGCGATGTCCTGGACAACATTCGCCTCCGTGAAAGCGCCAAGGGCGCGATCATGATCGACAGCACAAACCTCGACCTGCCCCAAGTCGTCGAAAAAATCTCCGGCATCGTCGCTGAAAAACTCACATGA
- a CDS encoding lysophospholipid acyltransferase family protein has product MSYAFHQLEMDRWYGFFLYLDAVLMDIAFRGDVYGQDNLPKRGPYMIACNHASFLDPPIVGAFLPHQVRFFARKTLWKPGFASWWLDAVGTIPVDRDGGSDVKAIKAVLQTMKDKKVVIMFPEGTRSPDGSLQTAKPGVGMFACRTGVPIVPARVFDSNKAFGTDGKLHPCTPVPVVYGKPLGPTDYDDPSKGKERYQHASDIIMSRIAELQRPNPPVI; this is encoded by the coding sequence ATGAGCTACGCATTTCACCAACTCGAAATGGATCGCTGGTATGGGTTTTTCCTCTACCTCGATGCCGTGCTGATGGACATCGCGTTTCGCGGCGATGTTTACGGCCAGGACAACCTGCCCAAGCGCGGGCCGTATATGATCGCGTGCAACCACGCCAGTTTTCTCGACCCGCCGATCGTCGGCGCGTTTCTGCCGCACCAAGTGCGCTTCTTCGCGCGCAAGACACTTTGGAAACCCGGTTTCGCGAGCTGGTGGCTCGACGCCGTCGGCACGATCCCCGTTGACCGCGACGGCGGCTCCGACGTGAAGGCGATCAAGGCCGTGCTGCAAACGATGAAGGACAAGAAGGTCGTGATCATGTTTCCCGAGGGCACTCGCTCGCCCGACGGCAGCCTGCAAACCGCCAAGCCCGGCGTCGGCATGTTTGCCTGCCGCACGGGTGTGCCGATCGTGCCCGCGCGCGTTTTCGACTCGAACAAGGCCTTCGGCACCGATGGGAAACTCCACCCCTGCACGCCAGTGCCGGTCGTCTATGGCAAACCGCTCGGCCCCACCGACTACGACGATCCCTCAAAAGGCAAGGAACGCTACCAGCACGCCAGCGACATCATCATGTCGCGCATCGCCGAGCTCCAGCGCCCCAACCCGCCGGTGATTTAA
- a CDS encoding 3-phosphoshikimate 1-carboxyvinyltransferase → MNPLPAQLPVIPITRPVSGEITLPGSKSITNRALILSALCDAPVTLTGALFSEDTALMIAALRQLGLEIETDELARTIRVSGQSAIRNPQSTSIDIHVGLAGTAARFLTALCAAAPRGVYRIDGVPQMRKRPMRGLLDALTSLGADIRFLGEPHHFPVEIHARGLRGGPVEIDATESSQMLSALLMISPLCETPLDIRLSAPCASPSLK, encoded by the coding sequence ATGAACCCGCTTCCCGCGCAACTTCCCGTCATTCCGATCACGCGCCCCGTCTCCGGCGAAATCACGCTGCCCGGCTCGAAAAGCATCACCAACCGTGCGCTCATCCTCTCCGCGCTTTGCGACGCCCCCGTCACGCTCACCGGCGCGCTTTTCAGCGAGGACACCGCGCTCATGATCGCCGCCCTGCGCCAGCTCGGCCTCGAAATTGAAACCGACGAACTCGCCCGCACAATTCGCGTCTCCGGCCAATCCGCGATTCGCAATCCGCAATCCACATCCATCGATATTCATGTTGGTCTCGCCGGCACCGCCGCCCGCTTTCTCACCGCGCTCTGCGCCGCCGCGCCGCGCGGCGTGTATCGCATCGACGGCGTTCCGCAAATGCGCAAGCGCCCCATGCGCGGCCTGCTCGACGCGCTCACCTCGCTCGGCGCCGACATCCGTTTCCTGGGCGAACCGCATCACTTTCCCGTTGAAATCCACGCGCGCGGCCTGCGCGGAGGCCCGGTCGAAATCGACGCCACGGAAAGCAGCCAGATGCTCTCCGCGCTCCTCATGATTTCGCCGCTCTGCGAAACCCCGCTCGACATCCGCCTCTCCGCCCCGTGCGCCAGCCCTTCGTTGAAATGA